A region of the Gemmatimonadaceae bacterium genome:
GCTCTGGGTCCAGAAACTGGGACACTATGTTGAGCGCTCCGCTTTCTCGGGCGGGCGGCACTCTCCAACGCCACCTGACCAATCTCCGCTCGAGACCGTTTACGTTGGAGGCGGTACTCCGTCCCGGTTGGGAGCCGAAGGAATTCGGGAGCTGCTTGCGATCGTGCGCGAGGTTCATCCGATTGCCCCGGGCGCCGAAATCACTATCGAAGTGAATCCCGACGATATTTCAGCTCGATCGCTGGAGGCATGGGCCGCGGCTGGTGTCAGTCGCCTCTCGATTGGCGTGCAGACATTCGACGATAGAGCGCTGGAATGGATGCATCGAACACATTCGGCAGAGCAAAGCCTCGATGCCCTGAGGCTCGTGCGGCAATCAGGCATTCAAAATTTCTCTATCGACCTGATATTCGCGCTGCCGCTTTCGCTCAGCCGGTCATGGAAAGACGACGTCGATCGGGTGCTGACATTTCAGCCGGCCCACATTTCTCTCTACGGACTGACGGTCGAGCCGTCGACGCCACTCGCCCGTTGGACTGCCGCCGGAATCACCCGGACCGCACCCGACGACTGTTATGCAGATGAGTTTCTTTACGCGCATGAGGCAGCAACCGCCGCCGGCTACGATCATTATGAAGTGTCCAATTTTGCGTTGCCTGGCAGTCAGTCGCGCCACAATTCCGCATACTGGTCGGGTGCCTCGTACATCGGCGCGGGGCCCTCGGCCCATTCGTTCGACGGAGCGTGCCGGAGCTGGAACATCGCGCCTTATGCAGCATGGTTAGCGCGCCTTGAAGCTGGCGAGAGTGTGACGTTCGGCGAGGAGACGCTTACTGAAGCAAACAGGCTGGCGGAAAAGGTCTACCTCGGTCTTAGAACAGCGGCGGGTCTGACAGTGCAGGCTTCAGATCTCGAAGCCGCTTGCGCCTGGGTCGCGCAGGGCTGGGCTGTTCTCAGCGACGCGCGAGTGCGTCTTACGCCCGAAGGGTGGCTCCGGCTCGACACGCTGGCTGCCGGGTTGACAGGGATTTGAATTCATTGCTACGTTCGAGGTTATGGCCTTTCCCGAGCTGAGCGAGCGAGAGCGCCGGGTACTCGAGGCGGTGATCCAGTCGTACGTCGAAACCGCTCAACCTGCCGGGTCCAACGCGATCGCGCGCAGGTTCGGGCTCGGCGTATCATCGGCTACGATTCGCAACACGATGAGCGATCTCGAGGAAAAGGGATTGCTCTATCACCCGCATACATCAGCGGGCCGCGTTCCTACGGACGTGGCGTACCGCGTATACGTGAACTCGCTGATTCCGCTCCCTTCGGCGACGCTGCGTGACCGGGAGCAGCTCAGTGCACACATCGCCGCCGGCGGCTCTGCTGTAGACGGCATAATTCGCCGCGCCGCGCAGAGCCTCGGCGTTATCACACAGGAGCTGGGGATTGCTCTTGGGCCCCGGCTCGACGCCAGCATACTCGAGCGTCTCGATCTGGTACGTCTTTCCTCAGACCGCCTGCTCCTGGCGCTCACACTCGCGGGTGGTGCGGTGCGCACCATCTTCGTGGAAGCAAAAGGTGAAATTGCCGACGCCGCGATTGCCGAAGTGACGCGATTGCTGAATGAGAGAATTGGAGGACTGACGTTGCGCCAGATACGCACGTCGGTAGGCGAACGGCTTCGCGACTCTGATCCCACCCGCGACGCAGCCGAGCTGCTGAATGTCTTTATCGAGGAGGGCGATCAGCTCTTCGATTCGGCAATGCAGGGATCGGACGAAACGGTTCTGCTGGGCAAGCCGTCGCTTCTTGCCGATCAACCAGAGTTCGCGAGCGTCGACAGCATGCGCAAGCTCGTCGCACTTACCGAGACGAGCGAACATCTTGCTGATCTTCTGCGGAGCCGCAGTGAAACCCCTGGTATCACGATCACCATCGGAAACGAGCACCAGGATCCAAAGCTGGAGAATTTCACTATCGTGACGGCGCAGTATCGCTCCGGCGCCGTTACCGGCGTGATCGGAGTTATCGGCCCCACGCGCATGCCCTATGACAAGGTGATATCGCTTGTGACACACACGTCACGGCTCCTTACCGACTTACTGGATTAACAGAACACAGATGGCTGATTTTTACGTAACCCTCGGCGTTCCGCGCGACGCCTCTGACGAAGACATCAAAAAGGCGTACCGAAAGCTGGCGATGGTCAACCACCCTGACCGGAATAACGGATCACCGGCGGCGGAGGAAAAGTTCAAAGAGATCATCGAAGCCTACGACGTGCTGCGAGACTCGTCCAAACGCGCGATGTACGATCGGTATGGCGAAGCCGGACTTCGTTCGGGGGCGGGCGGATTCCACCATGTGGATCTGAGCGAAGCGCTGAATATTTTCATGCGTGACCTGGGAGGCATGTCTGGTTTTGGAGACCTCTTCGGTGCGCAGCAGCGAGGCGGCAGGACTGAGGCTCGCAAGGGATCTGACGTCCGCATCACGATGCCCCTCACGCTGGCTGAAGTAGAGAGGGGGGTCGAGCGAGCGGTCACCGCGAAACTGCTGACGAGCTGCGACCGCTGCAACGGTACGGGCGCCGACGAAGGAACATCGGCCACACGCTGCACCACTTGCGTAGGTACGGGTGAAGTCCGCCGAGCCCAGAAGTCTTTCTTCGGGCAGGTGATCAGCGTCACCGCGTGTCCAGCCTGTGCCGGTGAGGGCACCCTCATCGCATCGCCGTGCCGGAAATGCAGAGGTGAGGGGCGGCTGCGCCAGGAGGAGAGCGTCACTATCAAGGTGCCTGCGGGTGTAGCGACGGGGCAGTACATGACAATGCGATCGGCAGGGAACGTCGGACCGCGCGGAGGGGCGAAGGGAGATATTCTGGTCGTCTTCGAGGTAAGAGAAGATGCGAGGTTTGAGCGCGACGGAGAAGACCTGTATTGCGAGGTCCTCGTCACTTACGCGCAGTTGGTGCTTGGCGCCGACGTTCAGGTGCCGACAGTCTCCGCCAGTGTCGCGCTACATGTGCCCGAACGCACTGAGAGCGGTCAGGTGTTTCATCTCCGGGGACGCGGTTTGCCACGGGTGAATGCATCCGGCACTGGTGATCTGCACGTACGGCTTCAGCTGCACACACCGGAGCAACTCACAGCCGAAGAGGAAACGCTCATCCGGCGGCTCGGCGAATTGCAGGTCGCCCCGTCGGAGCGGAACGCGAAAGGCTTCTGGTCGAAGGTCAAGGAGTCGCTGGGTGCATGAGGCCGCGCCCGGTAGCTATTGGCGCGCGTGAGCGCCACGGTTGCGCCGGCACCCGATGCATTGTGGCTGACCGTTCGCATTGAAGGTTCGGCAAACCGCGATGGTGTGATCGGCGCATTGTTCGCTGCCGGTTCGACTGGCCTCCATGAGGATGGCCAGGCAATCGTCACTCATTTTCCCCCGGGCACCTCGACAGAGCTGTTGATGGATTTTATCACGGCCGCCGACCCCGCGGCCACGGTCCGTATCGGCGAAGCGGCCCCCACTGACTGGAGCGCCTGGCGCGCGGCCGTCGGAAGCCATCAGCTCGGTGCCGTGACGGTTGC
Encoded here:
- the hemW gene encoding radical SAM family heme chaperone HemW — translated: MPPRHLYIHVPFCARRCSYCDFSIAVRRVVPVSAYLDALRAELWVQKLGHYVERSAFSGGRHSPTPPDQSPLETVYVGGGTPSRLGAEGIRELLAIVREVHPIAPGAEITIEVNPDDISARSLEAWAAAGVSRLSIGVQTFDDRALEWMHRTHSAEQSLDALRLVRQSGIQNFSIDLIFALPLSLSRSWKDDVDRVLTFQPAHISLYGLTVEPSTPLARWTAAGITRTAPDDCYADEFLYAHEAATAAGYDHYEVSNFALPGSQSRHNSAYWSGASYIGAGPSAHSFDGACRSWNIAPYAAWLARLEAGESVTFGEETLTEANRLAEKVYLGLRTAAGLTVQASDLEAACAWVAQGWAVLSDARVRLTPEGWLRLDTLAAGLTGI
- the hrcA gene encoding heat-inducible transcriptional repressor HrcA, which encodes MAFPELSERERRVLEAVIQSYVETAQPAGSNAIARRFGLGVSSATIRNTMSDLEEKGLLYHPHTSAGRVPTDVAYRVYVNSLIPLPSATLRDREQLSAHIAAGGSAVDGIIRRAAQSLGVITQELGIALGPRLDASILERLDLVRLSSDRLLLALTLAGGAVRTIFVEAKGEIADAAIAEVTRLLNERIGGLTLRQIRTSVGERLRDSDPTRDAAELLNVFIEEGDQLFDSAMQGSDETVLLGKPSLLADQPEFASVDSMRKLVALTETSEHLADLLRSRSETPGITITIGNEHQDPKLENFTIVTAQYRSGAVTGVIGVIGPTRMPYDKVISLVTHTSRLLTDLLD
- the dnaJ gene encoding molecular chaperone DnaJ, which encodes MADFYVTLGVPRDASDEDIKKAYRKLAMVNHPDRNNGSPAAEEKFKEIIEAYDVLRDSSKRAMYDRYGEAGLRSGAGGFHHVDLSEALNIFMRDLGGMSGFGDLFGAQQRGGRTEARKGSDVRITMPLTLAEVERGVERAVTAKLLTSCDRCNGTGADEGTSATRCTTCVGTGEVRRAQKSFFGQVISVTACPACAGEGTLIASPCRKCRGEGRLRQEESVTIKVPAGVATGQYMTMRSAGNVGPRGGAKGDILVVFEVREDARFERDGEDLYCEVLVTYAQLVLGADVQVPTVSASVALHVPERTESGQVFHLRGRGLPRVNASGTGDLHVRLQLHTPEQLTAEEETLIRRLGELQVAPSERNAKGFWSKVKESLGA